The following are encoded in a window of Thamnophis elegans isolate rThaEle1 chromosome 14, rThaEle1.pri, whole genome shotgun sequence genomic DNA:
- the FAAP24 gene encoding Fanconi anemia core complex-associated protein 24: protein MANDSTPVQAGAGNVPLGHVIGNEKWKGSQIAQEMQGKVKLILEDGLGLVDFHLSNRCCILYLSEADLVAGNAFKRRLVRFRNACNLQGIVLVEKTQISNQYFPDVQKFVVLELGMTLLPVASQKEAAQLIAQLVHEQTKASNPFQSKKRPKLLEPSVLHTVQQIPGVGKTKALLLLENFGNIHQLCNASLQELEGVVGRNLAQQIHTFFTQAK, encoded by the exons ATGGCAAATGATAGCACCCCAGTCCAAGCAGGAGCTGGGAATGTTCCTTTGGGCCATGTAATTGGCAATGAGAAATGGAAGGGTTCCCAAATTGCTCAGGAGATGCAAG GTAAAGTTAAGCTTATACTGGAAGATGGTCTGGGACTTGTGGACTTTCATCTTTCGAACAGATGCTGCATCCTCTACCTATCTGAAGCAGATCTGGTGGCAGGAAATGCCTTCAAAAGAAGACTTGTTCGTTTTAGAAAT GCTTGCAATCTTCAAGGGATTGTATTAGTTGAAAAAACCCAAATAAGCAACCAGTATTTTCCAGATGTGCAGAAATTTGTCGTTCTGGAACTCGGAATGACATTACTTCCGGTGGCCAGCCAAAAAGAAGCAGCTCAACTTATTGCTCAATTG GTGCACGAACAAACTAAAGCCAGTAATCCTTTCCAAAGTAAGAAACGTCCCAAGTTATTGGAACCGTCTGTGCTCCACACAGTTCAGCAGATTCCAGGAGTTGGAAAGACAAAGGCACTTCTTCTTCTGGAAAACTTTGGAAATATCCATCAGCTTTGCAATGCCTCTCTCCAGGAGCTCGAAGGAGTAGTTGGTCGTAATCTAGCTCAACAAATCCACACATTCTTCACCCAGGCAAAATAA